The DNA region CTCGCGGATCGCATCGAAGATCTGCTTCCCCAGACGCAATGCACGAAGTGCGGCTATAACGGCTGCCGTCCGTACGCCGACGCGATCGCCGCCGGCGACGCGAACTACAACCAGTGCCCGCCCGGCGGCGCCGAAGGCATCGCGCGCCTCGCGAGCCTGCTCGGCAAGCCCGTGATCCCGCTGAACCCCGTCAACGGCACCGAGCATCCGCGCGCCGTCGCGTTCATCGACGAAAGCCTGTGCATCGGCTGCACGCTGTGCATGCAGGCGTGCCCGGTCGACGCGATCGTCGGCGCACCGAAACAGATGCACACGATCGTCGAATCGCTGTGCACGGGCTGCGACCTGTGCGTGCCGCCCTGCCCGGTCGACTGCATCGCGATGGTCCCCGTGACCGGCGAGCGCACCGGCTGGGACGCGTGGTCGCAGCAACAGGCGGACGCCGCGCGCGAGCGCCACGACCGCCGGCTCGCCCGCCAGCGCCGCGAACGCGAGGCCGCCGAAGCGCGCGCCGCCGCCCGCCGCGCGGCCAGCGCCAGTGCGGCCAAGGCGGCGCCGGAGGCGGCAGAGCCCGGCAAACAGCCTGACGCACCGAGCGCCGCCCCGGCCGACGACGCCGACGCGAAGAAACGCGCGATCATCGCCGCCGCGCTCGAACGCGCGCGCAAGAAGAAGGAAGAACTGTCCGAGCAAGGCACCGGGCCCAGGAACACCGAACGCGTGAGCGCGGCCGTGCAGGCGCAGATCGACGCGGCCGAAGCCCGCCGCAAGCGGCTCGCCGAGCAGCAGGCGCAGCGCGACGCGCAAGCCGCGGCAGCCGGCGACGAAAACGAAAGCGACAACGACGATCCAGACAACAACGACGACCGGGCCAGTCCGTCCGCGCCGCCCAAGAACCGTCCATGAACGCCACCAAACGACGCGCGATCTACGAAACGCTGCAAAGCCTCAATCCGCATCCGACCACCGAGCTCGAATACACGACGCCGTTCGAGTTGCTGATCGCGGTGATGCTGTCCGCGCAGGCGACCGACGTGTCGGTCAACAAGGCGATGCGCAAGATGTTTCCGGTCGCGAACACCCCGCGACAAATCGTCGCGCTCGGTGAAGAAGGCGTCGCCGACTACATCAAGACGATCGGCCTGTACCGCACCAAGGCGAAGAACGTGGTCGCCGCGTGCAACATCCTGCTCGAGCGCTACGACGGCGAGGTGCCGGCCGATCGCGAAGCGCTCGAGAGCCTGCCGGGCGTCGGCCGCAAGACCGCGAACGTCGTCCTGAACACCGCGTTCGGCCAGCCGACGATCGCGGTCGACACGCATATCTTCCGCGTCGCGAACCGCACGGGGCTCGCGCCCGGCAAGGACGTGCGGGCCGTCGAGGCCGCGCTCGAGAAGTTCACGCCGAAGGAATTCCTGCAGGACGCGCATCACTGGCTGATCCTGCACGGGCGCTATGTGTGCAAGGCCCGCAAGCCCGAATGCTGGCACTGCGCGATCGAGCCGCTGTGCGAATTCCGGCCGAAGACGCCGCCGCCGAACGAGTGAGCGCGAGCCGCGGCTGACGGGCCGCGCGCGTTGCAACCCGCCGGCCCCATTGCCGCGCCGGCGGCCTTCCCCTTTCCTGCTATGCGTTGGACGTCGCCGTTGCGTCGTCAGCCGCCGCGCCGCCCGCGCGCACGAGCGCCAGCACGGCCGCGAGGATCGCGACGCCGCCGACCCACTGCAGCGGCGACAGCGCCTCGCCGAACAGCAGCGCCGCGAGCGCGACCGTCACGACCGGTTCGAGCGTCGACAGCATCGACGTACGCGCGGCCCCCAGCCGCTCGAGCCCGGCGAAGAACGCGAGCATCGCGGCGACCGTCGACACCAGCGCGATCGCGAGCATCGACGCCCAGCCGGCAGTGGTCGCCGGCCAGCGCGGCGGCACGCCGAACGCCGCGGTCCGCACGATCGCGATCGCGACGAGCGTCGCGGTCGCCGACAGGCAGATGATCGCGGTGGTCGCGAGCGGATCGACGCCGCGCGTCGCCTTCGTGCCGCCGACGATGTACAGCGAATAGATCACCGCGGAGGCCAGCGCGAGCGCGATGCCGAGCGGCTCGCCGTGGCCGCCGCCGACCATCAGCGCGGAGCCCGCGACACAGAGCACGAGCGCGACCGCCTTCGCGCGCGTCAGGCGCTCGCCGAGCCACCACGCGGCGAGCAGCGTGACGAAAGCCGGATACAGGTACAGC from Burkholderia ambifaria AMMD includes:
- a CDS encoding DMT family transporter, which gives rise to MSATARSSSPALQGALYVALSAAAFGAMAIFGRYAYAAGVDVLGLLIVRFAIGGAILAAIARHRRVAWPRGRTLVPLVAMGALGYVGQSFCYFSALQHAQASLVALLLYLYPAFVTLLAAWWLGERLTRAKAVALVLCVAGSALMVGGGHGEPLGIALALASAVIYSLYIVGGTKATRGVDPLATTAIICLSATATLVAIAIVRTAAFGVPPRWPATTAGWASMLAIALVSTVAAMLAFFAGLERLGAARTSMLSTLEPVVTVALAALLFGEALSPLQWVGGVAILAAVLALVRAGGAAADDATATSNA
- the rsxB gene encoding electron transport complex subunit RsxB; the encoded protein is MREIGDNQGLANLSGRATRGREPFGATAPVVTVTDSKTLADRIEDLLPQTQCTKCGYNGCRPYADAIAAGDANYNQCPPGGAEGIARLASLLGKPVIPLNPVNGTEHPRAVAFIDESLCIGCTLCMQACPVDAIVGAPKQMHTIVESLCTGCDLCVPPCPVDCIAMVPVTGERTGWDAWSQQQADAARERHDRRLARQRREREAAEARAAARRAASASAAKAAPEAAEPGKQPDAPSAAPADDADAKKRAIIAAALERARKKKEELSEQGTGPRNTERVSAAVQAQIDAAEARRKRLAEQQAQRDAQAAAAGDENESDNDDPDNNDDRASPSAPPKNRP
- the nth gene encoding endonuclease III; this encodes MNATKRRAIYETLQSLNPHPTTELEYTTPFELLIAVMLSAQATDVSVNKAMRKMFPVANTPRQIVALGEEGVADYIKTIGLYRTKAKNVVAACNILLERYDGEVPADREALESLPGVGRKTANVVLNTAFGQPTIAVDTHIFRVANRTGLAPGKDVRAVEAALEKFTPKEFLQDAHHWLILHGRYVCKARKPECWHCAIEPLCEFRPKTPPPNE